In Ptychodera flava strain L36383 chromosome 17, AS_Pfla_20210202, whole genome shotgun sequence, one genomic interval encodes:
- the LOC139115340 gene encoding monocarboxylate transporter 13-like, translating to MATGTAETTAPDGGWGWSVVIATFISTFLSAGNVYSFSVLYVAFLDAFDGTKSETAWIGSIFSLTFVMAIAVSGAMIKKIGHRPTVMCAGVIASVSLLLSSFATSLHQLYVTYGGLCGFGVGLSYIPCIDMTGKYFKKRLSLALGLGLAGTGAGQFCLSLGNQLLVDTYGWRGTLFVLSAFSFHLCVAGALLRPLQPYQPIPNKDCDISENGIVAARQKAGATRCVTPPENEIAISPKAGSSNEDSSTYRPNRRRCAFLISIVSSMYDKELFMQPAFLLHILFIGIGQAFGQATVATHVVRRFRDFGIPATKSALVASFMGIGQLIGRPLSGAVANSGLVKPDILYGITMAICGLVNLFAIYVQSFTGQLFYIMVFGMSMGGYIILIPIVVGYLHGKDKIGHGTAMVFQVQGVTALLVSPLAGYMRDKYGGYEQAFWVVVCAYSIASLCAFSLRTVDTYCGRRRQRQADAITFTASETFNSETLELSEFITTV from the exons ATGGCCACTGGCACAGCAGAGACAACCGCCCCTGACGGTGGATGGGGTTGGTCCGTTGTCATAGCAACATTCATCAGTACATTCCTCAGTGCCGGCAACGTTTATTCTTTCAGTGTTTTGTACGTCGCCTTTTTAGATGCCTTCGATGGAACCAAATCGGAAACAG CATGGATCGGATCCATTTTCTCTTTGACATTCGTCATGGCGATTGCTGTCAGTGGTGCAATGATCAAGAAAATCGGCCACCGTCCAACTGTTATGTGTGCCGGTGTTATAGCAAGTGTTAGCCTTTTACTGAGTTCATTTGCCACTTCTCTGCATCAGCTATATGTCACCTATGGCGGCCTTTGCG GATTTGGAGTTGGTCTATCATATATACCGTGTATAGATATGACCGGCAAATATTTTAAGAAGAGGCTGTCTCTTGCACTTGGACTCGGCTTAGCAGGTACCGGCGCCGGCCAGTTCTGTTTGTCTCTAGGCAATCAGTTATTGGTGGACACGTACGGGTGGAGAGGCACGCTGTTCGTTCTGTCGGCTTTCAGCTTTCACCTGTGCGTCGCTGGCGCTCTCTTGCGCCCCCTACAACCTTACCAACCTATTCCGAACAAGGATTGCGATATAAGTGAAAATGGCATTGTCGCGGCGAGACAGAAGGCGGGTGCAACTAGATGTGTGACACCGCCGGAAAACGAAATTGCGATATCTCCTAAGGCGGGCAGTTCTAATGAGGACAGCAGTACGTACAGACCAAACCGACGAAGATGTGCTTTCCTGATATCCATAGTTTCATCGATGTATGACAAGGAGCTGTTTATGCAACCGGCTTTTCTACTCCATATTCTTTTTATTGGTATCGGGCAAGCCTTTGGTCAAGCGACCGTTGCAACACATGTG GTTCGTCGATTTCGTGACTTTGGTATTCCAGCCACAAAGAGCGCCCTCGTTGCTTCTTTCATGGGAATAGGTCAACTCATCGGTCGTCCTCTGAGCGGTGCTGTAGCAAACAGTGGACTGGTGAAACCCGACATACTGTATGGGATTACTATGGCAATATGCGGACTTGTGAATCTCTTCGCTATCTACGTCCAAAGCTTTACAG GTCAGCTATTTTACATTATGGTGTTCGGCATGAGTATGGGAGGCTACATTATCCTGATACCGATCGTCGTTGGTTATTTGCACGGAAAAGACAAAATCGGGCACGGTACTGCCATGGTGTTTCAGGTACAAGGGGTAACTGCCTTATTGGTATCACCTTTAGCAG GATATATGCGAGACAAATATGGAGGATACGAACAAGCATTTTGGGTCGTAGTGTGTGCTTACTCTATAGCTTCTCTTTGTGCCTTTTCGTTACGGACAGTAGACACTTATTGCGGCAGACGACGCCAAAGACAGGCCGATGCAATCACTTTTACCGCATCCGAAACTTTTAATTCGGAAACACTTGAGCTGTCTGAATTTATTACTACAGTTTGA